In Scatophagus argus isolate fScaArg1 chromosome 5, fScaArg1.pri, whole genome shotgun sequence, a genomic segment contains:
- the rps3 gene encoding 40S ribosomal protein S3, producing the protein MAVQISKKRKFVSDGIFKAELNEFLTRELAEDGYSGVEVRVTPTRTEIIILATRTQNVLGEKGRRIRELTAVVQKRFGFPEGSVELYAEKVATRGLCAIAQAESLRYKLLGGLAVRRACYGVLRFIMESGAKGCEVVVSGKLRGQRAKSMKFVDGLMIHSGDPVNYYVDTAVRHVLLRQGVLGIKVKIMLPWDPSGKIGPKKPLPDHVSIVEPKEETLPTTPISEQKGAKPEVPVMPQGTPVPTA; encoded by the exons ATGGCGGTGCAAATCTCCAAGAAGAGGAAG TTCGTCTCAGACGGTATCTTCAAGGCCGAGCTGAACGAGTTCCTGACTCGTGAGCTTGCAGAGGATGGCTACTCCGGTGTGGAGGTGCGTGTGACTCCAACCAGGACAGAGATCATCATCCTGGCCACAAG GACCCAGAATGTTCTGGGAGAGAAGGGCCGTCGGATCAGAGAGCTGACTGCTGTGGTCCAGAAGAGATTTGGCTTCCCCGAGGGCAGTGTGGAG CTGTATGCTGAGAAAGTTGCCACCCGTGGTCTGTGTGCCATCGCTCAGGCAGAGTCTCTGCGCTACAAGCTGCTGGGAGGCCTGGCTGTGCGTAG ggCTTGCTATGGTGTTCTGAGGTTCATCATGGAGAGCGGCGCCAAGGGCTGCGAGGTCGTGGTGTCCGGCAAGCTGAGGGGTCAGAGGGCCAAGTCCATGAAGTTTGTGGACGGCCTGATGATCCACAGCGGAGACCCCGTCAACTACTACGTCGACACAGCAGTCCGCCACGTCCTGCTGAGGCAGG GTGTGCTGGGCATCAAGGTGAAGATCATGCTGCCCTGGGACCCCAGCGGTAAGATCGGCCCCAAGAAGCCCCTGCCCGACCACGTCAGCATCGTGGAGCCCAAGGAGGAGACTCTGCCCACCACACCCATTTCTGAGCAGAAGGGGGCCAAGCCAGAGGTGCCTGTCATGCCCCAGGGAACACCTGTACCCACCGCATAA
- the kctd14 gene encoding BTB/POZ domain-containing protein KCTD14 translates to MSLPDYRSAEKQSSPAAPAPVVQLNVGGHLFSTSLSTLRKHPDSKLAELFGGQSKLHADAQGRFFIDRDGSHFGVILEFLRSEQLPTENIQEVHREAVYYNIKPLIKRLEETPQLFGELVGRQQFLSRVPHYKENIEVLIRIARAEAIATRHSTIMICVLRTEEDLGFYENAINSLEADKESVVTFGPWKAVPSVKDLLDCVKMDIESQGYSVNIQHHVMEKSFLSRSYNFFYKVVFTWW, encoded by the exons ATGAGTCTGCCGGACTACAGATCAGCTGAAAAACAGTCGTCACCCGCGGCTCCA GCTCCAGTTGTGCAGCTGAACGTCGGGGGTCACCTGTTCAGCACGTCACTGAGCACGCTCAGGAAACATCCCGACTCCAAGCTGGCCGAGCTGTTTGGCGGACAGTCCAAACTACACGCCGACGCACAGGGACGTTTCTTCATCGACCGCGACGGTTCGCACTTCGGTGTCATCCTCGAGTTCCTGAGGTCGGAGCAGCTGCCCACAGAGAACATCCAGGAG gtcCACAGGGAGGCGGTGTACTATAACATCAAACCGCTGATCAAACGTCTGGAGGAAACTCCTCAGCTGTTTGGGGAGCTGGTGGGAAGGCAGCAGTTCCTCTCCAGAGTCCCGCACTACAAAGAAAACATCGAG GTGCTGATTCGTATCGCCAGAGCCGAGGCCATCGCCACCCGCCACTCCACCATCATGATCTGCGTGCTGCGGACGGAGGAGGATTTGGGTTTCTACGAGAACGCCATCAACAGCCTGGAGGCGGATAAGGAGTCGGTGGTGACGTTCGGACCGTGGAAGGCCGTCCCGTCCGTCAAAGACCTGCTTGACTGTGTAAAGATGGACATCGAGAGTCAGGGCTACAGCGTGAACATCCAGCATCACGTCATGGAGAAGAGCTTCCTGTCCAGGAGCTACAACTTCTTCTACAAAGTCGTGTTCACCTGGTGGTGA